The Ananas comosus cultivar F153 linkage group 20, ASM154086v1, whole genome shotgun sequence region ctctctcctccctccgcctccgcccctTCTCCACCACCTCCACTCGCTACCCCCTCTACTACGACCTCATCCTGCTACGCCCTCTCCccatctctctcctcctcctcctcctccccctccccgacCCCCTCCGAGGACTCCGATGCCGACCCCGACCCCGGCATGGACCGCTCCAAGCGCCGCTACTACCGCAagcgccgccgtcgcctctacggcgcctccgacgacgacgacgacgacgatggcggcggcggcggagaggtgGAGCTGAGGCCCGAGGTCGTCGACTTCCCCCGCCTCCACGCGCGAGAGCAGGAGCTCTACTTCCACGACGCCTTCGCCTTCCCCTGGGAGAAGGACAAGCACTACCGCATGGTCTACCGCCTCGAGAAGAAGTACTTCCCCGACCAGTCCCTCGACAAGGCCTTCGTCGACCCCTCCAACgaccccccgccgccgccgaggaagAAGACCGCATCCAAAAAGGTCGatagtggcggcggcggcggtgatgGGGATGGCGAGAGGGATGAGAGGGGATTGGTGTTcttcgaggaggaggaggcgggggaGAGGAAAGATGGGGTTGATTTGAAGAGCAAGGCCACGGCGGAGCGAAAGGTGGAGGAGTTCTTCAAGTGTTTGAAGAAAGTCCCCAGCGAGAAGAAGAATGTGTTTCGCGGTGGCGGCATAAAGGAGGATGAGCAGGAGGAAGGAGAGCCCTACTTGGCCAGCCGGAGGACGGGGCTCCCGCCGCGGTGGGACGGGCCGTCGGGGACCGTAGTGCTCGTCGACAAACCTAAAGGTATAGGTTTCTTCTGTTAGCCTTTAAAGTTCTGATCTTTCTACTTAATCTTATAGCATGTGCGGCATCTTTAACAGAATTTCCTATAATTTGATGGTATAGGAATGGCTAAGTTGTAGCAGAACTTATTCGAATTGTTTGAAATCAGAAGCAATGAAAGGCTAGGCATGCAGTACAATGCCAATTGCATGACAATCTTTGCTTTGATGACTCGCCCGTTTCTTATGTTTCCTAGTTACTATTTTGTTCATTTTAATGTGCTACTGCTAATTTGAAACTTTGAGACTTCTGTCCATCTTGCTTTTGCTTTTCCGCCTGAACTGGATTGAAGCTTAACATCTATTATACGTAAGGCAGGTTGGACTTCTTTCACTGTTTGCGGGAAGTTGCGGCGGTTAGTCAGAGTGCAAAAGGTGCTTTCTTTTGTTTGAACTGGTATACGAGTTTGAGCGACTACCTACTTCAGAGTTCAATCTGCTACTTTCGATTGCAGGTTGGGCACGCTGGTACTTTAGATCCTATGGCGACTGGTTTACTGATTGTTTGTGTTGGGAAAGCAACCAAATTGGTTGAAAGGTACACTGCTCTTGATTACTAAAGCAAGGTTGTTCTGCTTAGTTCTTTATTAGAATACAAAAGGTAGTTAACTTTGATGGTTTGTCTGGGCAAAGCAGAAGAATATGTTCCTAAGTCCTAACGTAAGGATGATTTGTGCTTTTCTTGTTAGTTGTTAATTGATTTACTGAAGATTTTTTTATGATCACAAAAGGATAATGACTATATATTCATTGATTTCTTACCGTTGTTTGGTGTTTTGGTGAAACTCGAAAACTTCTTGGCCAAATTTAAACTATGGAATCAGAATTATCTATATGgacaactttcaaatttttttcattttatgaatcagatgtatttttaaaatcattCTTGAATTTCAAGGTTAAGAAGATTTTTTCAGTGTTTGGTAATTGGAGTCATTGGAAGTGTTCGCAGAACAGTTCGGCTATCATAAATCCCATAAATTCAACAAACGTACTCTTAGAACAAATAGaaagttattatatttaattgcaaataaacaaaatggaGGAATATAAGTGCTTGCTTCCTTGTTTAGTATCAAATGAATGATATGGAATTGCTAGTAACTCTCCCTTTTGATTTACTGGAAATTTAAGCATTTGATTGGCACGATAATCATATGCAATGAGCTAGTATTTTTCCTGTGCTTTTGTTCATCATGCTCTAAAACTGCGTATTCATTCCTGTTAGGATCTATTAACTCCTCCATTCAACTAACTTcttgatttctaaatacataTCTATGAGTTGGACAAAGATGAGTTTGCTTTGAGTTCTAAAGAACTGTATatcatctaaaaattttatatcattcTTCGATATATGTTTTTCTTTATTCAACATAttgcttagtgctattgatgCCTGAAGCAACCAAGCCTATATAGCATTAACTTCATAACGAACATTGGCAAATGGCAATGGTGACTATTTGTGGCCGATACTGGTTCCTTAGAGGccaagagaagaagaggaaattgCTTTTGACTGGGTCGCCTTGGACTAACGTATTTATCCTAACAAATGAACACCACAGTGCATATGCAGATagttaaactatttaataatattatgcAATACTTCTACAAAaggaaattttaatttgtctcAAATTTTCTTCTGCAGATACCAAGGTATGCTCAAAGGTTATAGTGGTGTTTTCCGGCTGGGAGAAGCTACATCAACTTGGGATGCTGATTCACCGGTCTGTATATCAAACAATCATCAGAATTTTTAGCTGACATTACTGCTCGCTGGATATTGTATCTAGTGAATCTTTGTTGTGTTACCAGTATTTAATCAGTAATGAGCTTTTTCACAATATGTTGGGCATCTAATGCGCCAACATTTATTATAACAAGTTATTTCAGATACAACTAGCTATTTCTAATTTATGGCTGGGGTAGACAtcaatttattgaatttaggAGAAAAGGGTGGGAAGGGCTCAAACAGATGAAGGGGGTGAAAGAAGACTGCAATATGAAGGATATGAAAGAGGAGAGACGTTAGGCCTAAACAGTGGCGCTAAGAGCTAAGAAATATCACAGAAACAGTTTTCGGCAACAGCTGAGGATAAAGTTGATCAGCCTCTATTCTTGATTCAGGACCTTCGACAATCTTGACCAATATGCGGAAATCAAAGTGTATCTGTCTGGTTGTTTTGTAAGCTGACTTCCATGTTGTTTGCACTTTGCTCAGACGGAGTGCATGGAAGGGGTTACTTCATTCCCAAAAGCTCTCCTGGGCTTCTAGTTACCTCCTTTCAAACAACCCTATGTTGCCTTGAGGCTCAATTCGAAATTTATTATGTTGCAATTTCTGATAATAAATTTAAGAAGGTGGAGTCAAAATTCGTTTTCTTGATTCTTTCATGAGTTTCTTTTAAGTTTGTGCAGTCTCTCAGCCCTACTATTTTGAACATTTTATTATATCTGACGGAGACTTCTAATACACCTACTTTGTACCTTCCTATTATAAGCAAACTAAATTAACATGGCTGCCGTCACTCTGTAGCTTCCCTCAAACATTCACGTGTAACATTACTATGTATGACTAGGTTATCCAAAGAGAACCATGGGAGCATATCAAGGATGAAGACATTAAGAAGTCAGCTGCATCTTTCTTGGGTGAGATATGGCAAGTTCCTCCGATGTTTTCTGCCATTAAGGTTAGTAATCTTTCTTTACATTTTACTTTATATTCTGAAGAATCAGTAACTGTCATAGTTTTGAGAATTGATTGTGTTGCAAGTTGATGTTCACACAGTTCCTTTGAATCACCCTTGTACCTCTGTTGTAAGTTGAAGGAAAATTCCTGAAACCATATGAATTAGCACACGTGCTTTGAAAGAttagtaaaagaataaaaggcCGAAAATTATTAGGTCACTGAGAAAGGTTTGTTCCATTTCCTTTATAtcctaataaattattttaccaTCTAAAGGTTCAATTCCAACTAATAAAATGTCAAAACAGACTACACTCAGACACTTTCTAGTGtggaattttatatttacatttataccTCGGCTGTTCTTGAGACATGGCATGTACCATTTTTAAGCAAATTGCTGGCATATTTCATGCTTGGTCACAGGTTGGCGGTGAAAAGATGTATGAGAAAGCAAGAAGGGGGGAGATGATTGAGCTGTCACCAAGGCGTATATCAATATACCAGTTTGATATTGAACGCAGCCTAGAAGACAGGTGCCATTCTGATTAATGCAAAACAATTTCTCTAGTTTTTGTCGATACCTCATATTGGTATTTTGtaacttgatatatttctttcattttttgagCTAAATTATCAATACACTGCTGTCTCTTTGTCAATTTGTTAGTTTTCTGGCTTATTAGGTGTTGCCTCAGTGGTGACAAGTTAGGGGGATGAAATGAACAAAATTATACAAGATGAAAAATGCAACATCTAATTTTCTATCATTTACAATACTTTATCATAAAGCATGCACAAAATTGTAACTGAATAGCGACcaagaaataaaagtaaaagagGACGGAAGCATAAagcataataatatattatagtttGGTCCTAGCCTATTTCTTGTCACTGCATGCCTCTTCCTTGAGACATTCATTGCACTATTTAATCTTGTTCATTGAGTGAGGTTCAAACCTCAAGGACTCGCCCTTCGTTTGGATGAAGATATAACCCTTA contains the following coding sequences:
- the LOC109726027 gene encoding LOW QUALITY PROTEIN: uncharacterized protein LOC109726027 (The sequence of the model RefSeq protein was modified relative to this genomic sequence to represent the inferred CDS: inserted 2 bases in 1 codon), with protein sequence MVHKMENPSRPGSVRFASLFATPRSSSSSSSLSLSTKLLPPLSSLRLRPFSTTSTRYPLYYDLILLRPLPISLXSSSSSPSPTPSEDSDADPDPGMDRSKRRYYRKRRRRLYGASDDDDDDDGGGGGEVELRPEVVDFPRLHAREQELYFHDAFAFPWEKDKHYRMVYRLEKKYFPDQSLDKAFVDPSNDPPPPPRKKTASKKVDSGGGGGDGDGERDERGLVFFEEEEAGERKDGVDLKSKATAERKVEEFFKCLKKVPSEKKNVFRGGGIKEDEQEEGEPYLASRRTGLPPRWDGPSGTVVLVDKPKGWTSFTVCGKLRRLVRVQKVGHAGTLDPMATGLLIVCVGKATKLVERYQGMLKGYSGVFRLGEATSTWDADSPVIQREPWEHIKDEDIKKSAASFLGEIWQVPPMFSAIKVGGEKMYEKARRGEMIELSPRRISIYQFDIERSLEDRQNLIFRVTCSKGTYIRSLCADFGKALGSCAHLIALRRDLIGEYSVNDAWSFEELQEKITKGYL